The Planctellipticum variicoloris DNA window GCTGAAGGCGGAGTCGCTGGCGGCGCTGCTGACGGCCCAGCGGGAGCAGTCGGCCGCGGCGGTGATCGGCACGGCGACGACGGCCGCCAATCACGGGTTGGGGAGAATTGTCCGTGCCGCCGGCGGGAACTTCCTGCGGATCGTCGAAGAGAAGGACGCCTCGCCCGACGAGAAGCAGATTCAGGAGATCAACACGGGCTGCTACGCGTTCGACAGCCAGTCGCTGCTGGGAGCGCTGGAGCAGATCCGGCCGGATAACAGCCAGGCGGAGTATTACCTGACCGACTGCCCGCGGATTCTGCTGCAGTCGGGCAAACCGGTCGTGGCGCTGAATGCGTTTGACCTGGTCGAGGCGCAGGGAGTCAACACGCGCGTGCAACTGGCCGACGTGACGGCGTCGATTCAGGCCGAGACGCTGGCAAAGCTGATGGCCTCGGGCGTGACGATCGTCTCGCCCCCGAACACGATCATCGATCCGCGGGCGATCATCGAGCCGGACACGGTGATCCACCCGTTTACGGTGATCTCCGGGGCGGTGCGGATCGGCTCGGATTGTGTGATCGGGCCGCACGCGGTGATCTCCGGGGCGGTGACGCTGCCGGCGGGAACGACCGTGGGAGCGTTTCAAGAGTTGAGAGTTGAGAGTTGAGAGTTGAGAGTTGACAAGAATTGGCGACTTCGCCGGCGAACGGGAACTTCGCACGCTTTTCATGGGGCTCCTCGGGCAATTCACACAGCCAAGTTCATCCGGACCGGGCGGGCCGGCGTCGCCGCGCGGGGCGAACTGTTGCAACTCCGGTGCGTTGGCTAGCATGGAATGTGGCGAAGGTTGCCATCCGGTCTGACGGTCGCGAGAGGGAGTTCGATGATGATCCGATCGCTGTTGCTCACTACCATGCTGGTCGGAGGGCTGTCGACGCCGTCCTTCGCCACTGGACCGGCCGAGTCCATCGTCGAATCCGAGCAGGTTCTCAACGAACTGATGGCCATTCCGGCCCGGCAGATCCCGCGCCGGCTGCTGGATCGGGCCGAAGGCATTGTCATCATCCCGAATGTGATCAAGATTGGTTTCATCGGCGGGGTGCGGCGCGGTCATGGAGTCGTCCTGGTGCGCGACGCCGAGGGCGAATGGAGCCTGCCTCAATTCGTCACTCTGACAGGCGGCAGCGTCGGCTTTCAAGCGGGGATTCAGGGGTCGGATGTGGTGCTGGTGTTTACCACGCGGAAGGGGGTCGAGGGACTGACGCGCGGGAAATTCACCATTGGCGTCGATGCGTCGGCCTCTGCGGGACCAGTCGGTCGAGATGCGGCCGTGGGAACCGACGCGACGCTGCTCTCGGAAATCTATTCGTATTCCCGCAGCCGGGGACTGTTTGCCGGCGTCTCGATCGACGGCTCGGCCCTCGAAATCGACCAGGCGTCCCATGCGGCGTACTACGGAACGCCGACGGGACAATTGCCGGCGCGTATTCCGGGCGAGGCGGCCGATCTGCGACAGTATTTGTCCGACCTGGCCGCGCGGACCGCTCCGGGGGTCCCGGTCAATGAGCTTCCGCCGCCTCCAAGTTCGCCGAGGGTGATTGAAGGGCTGCGACGCTCGCTGATCCAGCAGACGGGCCAGTTGCACGCGCAGCTAAACGCCAATTGGCGCGCGTACCTGGCTTTGCCGAGCTCCCTTGAGGAACCGGGGGTGACCCCGCCGGCCGAGTCCCTGGCAGAAACGGTCAAGCACTACGCACTCGTGAACAGTTCGCCGGATTATCGGAATCTGGCGCAACTGCCGGAGTTTCAGCGGACCTTTGAGCTGCTGATCGAGTACGAAAAAGCCGTCGCAGCCAGTCATCCCGTCCTCGAACTCCCTCCGCCGCCGCCGAATTAGCGAGCGGAAAGCAAAAAGCAGACAGCGAAAAGCCAGACCAATACGCTTCCCTCGCGCACTTCTGGCTTTCAGCTTTCCGCTCTCAGCGTTCAGCCAATCCTGTCCTTGCCGACCCACGGACGCAGCACCGCGGGGATGTTGATCGTGCCGTCGGCCTGTTGATGATTCTCCAGGACGGCGATCAGGGCGCGAGTCACGGCGATGGCGGTGCCGTTGAGCGTGTGGACGTGCTGGCTCCCCTTTTTCTCCGGGGACTTGCAGCGGATATTGAGCCGGCGGGCCTGGAAGTCGGTGCAGTTTGAGGCCGAGGTGACTTCGCCCCATTCGCCGCGGCCGGGCATCCAGGCTTCGAGGTCGTATTTGCGGTAGGCCGGTCCGCCGAGGTCGCCCGTGCAGATGTCGAGGACGCGGTAGGGGACTTCGAGCCCCTGGAAAATCTCTTCTTCGATGGCGACGATCTCTTCGTGGACCGCATCGGAGGCGGCGACGTCGGGGGCCGTGAAGGCAAACATCTCCACTTTGGTGAACTGGTGGACGCGGTAGATGCCGCGGGTCGCCCGGCCGTGGGCGCCGGCTTCCGTCCGGAAGCAGTGGGAGACGCCCCCCAGCTTGATCGGGAGTTTGTCAACTTCGAGGATCTGATCCTTGAGCGTGCCGCCGAGAGTGATTTCGGCCGTCGCGACGAGACACAGATCGCTGCCGGCGATCGAGTAGATCTGCGTTTCATCGCCGCGGGGCTGGTAGCCTGTCCCTTCGAGGATCTCCATCCGGGCCAGGTCGGGAGTGATGTGAATTTCGAAGCCGCGTTTGACGAGTTTCTGCACGGCGTACTGGACGAGGGCGAGTTCGAGCAGGGCCGCTTCGTTCTTCAGGAAATAGAAGCCATGTCCCGTCACGCGGGCGCCGGCTTCGAGGTCGACCAGATTGTGCTTC harbors:
- a CDS encoding lipid-binding SYLF domain-containing protein, with amino-acid sequence MMIRSLLLTTMLVGGLSTPSFATGPAESIVESEQVLNELMAIPARQIPRRLLDRAEGIVIIPNVIKIGFIGGVRRGHGVVLVRDAEGEWSLPQFVTLTGGSVGFQAGIQGSDVVLVFTTRKGVEGLTRGKFTIGVDASASAGPVGRDAAVGTDATLLSEIYSYSRSRGLFAGVSIDGSALEIDQASHAAYYGTPTGQLPARIPGEAADLRQYLSDLAARTAPGVPVNELPPPPSSPRVIEGLRRSLIQQTGQLHAQLNANWRAYLALPSSLEEPGVTPPAESLAETVKHYALVNSSPDYRNLAQLPEFQRTFELLIEYEKAVAASHPVLELPPPPPN
- a CDS encoding NTP transferase domain-containing protein; translated protein: MAGALAVILAAGKSTRMKSALPKVLHEVCGRAMIDYVVDAARAAGVGKIVAVVGHRADLVQGYLSRTPGIEFALQSEQKGTGHAVMMCREQLAAHHGPVLILAGDTPLLKAESLAALLTAQREQSAAAVIGTATTAANHGLGRIVRAAGGNFLRIVEEKDASPDEKQIQEINTGCYAFDSQSLLGALEQIRPDNSQAEYYLTDCPRILLQSGKPVVALNAFDLVEAQGVNTRVQLADVTASIQAETLAKLMASGVTIVSPPNTIIDPRAIIEPDTVIHPFTVISGAVRIGSDCVIGPHAVISGAVTLPAGTTVGAFQELRVES
- the serS gene encoding serine--tRNA ligase, whose amino-acid sequence is MLDLQFLCENLDAVAANCRNRKVAVDLSRLAALRDQRSELIQATDAARHTQKEVSSQIPKAKDPAEKQTLVERGRELREQVATFDAQLKDVEAELLGLQMAIPNMTHPDAPVGMEESESVTVRTWGTPRKFDFQPLDHVALCEKHNLVDLEAGARVTGHGFYFLKNEAALLELALVQYAVQKLVKRGFEIHITPDLARMEILEGTGYQPRGDETQIYSIAGSDLCLVATAEITLGGTLKDQILEVDKLPIKLGGVSHCFRTEAGAHGRATRGIYRVHQFTKVEMFAFTAPDVAASDAVHEEIVAIEEEIFQGLEVPYRVLDICTGDLGGPAYRKYDLEAWMPGRGEWGEVTSASNCTDFQARRLNIRCKSPEKKGSQHVHTLNGTAIAVTRALIAVLENHQQADGTINIPAVLRPWVGKDRIG